In Leptospira bouyouniensis, the following proteins share a genomic window:
- a CDS encoding energy transducer TonB, with amino-acid sequence MNRFVELMVQFKTSIKQNRERVFHICLIGSLFIHTATYAGYRISQLRGEEVVEDSTFEDVDVSFEDIPPELIGGTSSPAPIEKQEWVEGSNKDKADEPDNSDINPNQLSGNGTDKDGYLFSFNGDKMPTAIIDFDLKEYFPPQAKAANILEKQVILLVQVNEDGSLQSAKIVSGRVGYGFEEAALKLIKRVRFSPGYVQGQPKKMAHRLPITFSLED; translated from the coding sequence ATGAATCGATTCGTTGAACTAATGGTTCAATTCAAAACTTCGATCAAACAAAACAGGGAACGTGTTTTCCATATCTGTTTGATTGGAAGTTTGTTCATCCACACAGCAACCTATGCAGGATATCGCATTAGTCAACTTAGAGGCGAGGAAGTCGTAGAAGACTCAACTTTTGAAGATGTAGATGTCAGTTTCGAAGATATTCCTCCTGAGTTAATAGGAGGAACCTCCTCTCCTGCACCAATCGAAAAACAAGAATGGGTTGAAGGAAGTAACAAAGATAAGGCGGATGAACCCGATAATTCCGACATCAATCCAAATCAATTGTCAGGTAATGGAACCGATAAAGACGGGTATTTGTTTTCATTTAACGGAGATAAAATGCCAACGGCTATCATCGACTTTGATTTGAAAGAATATTTTCCCCCTCAAGCAAAAGCTGCAAACATTTTGGAAAAACAGGTGATTTTACTTGTCCAAGTGAACGAAGACGGATCTTTACAATCTGCCAAAATTGTTTCAGGGAGAGTTGGATATGGTTTTGAGGAAGCAGCGCTCAAATTAATCAAACGAGTTCGGTTTAGTCCAGGATATGTGCAAGGCCAACCCAAAAAAATGGCGCATCGATTACCAATTACCTTCTCTCTAGAAGATTAA
- a CDS encoding ExbD/TolR family protein, which translates to MAGASGSQDEEIGSINITPMVDVILVLLVIFMVTANFLKKESLNINLPKVQAADPNVAESVQVSITKTGALLLEGKDTDVTGLVRNLEREARIRPNMRLTLSADESLPYGKITELMGIIRKAGVTKIALSVKK; encoded by the coding sequence ATGGCTGGAGCATCAGGATCACAAGACGAAGAAATCGGAAGTATCAATATCACACCCATGGTGGATGTGATTTTAGTACTTCTCGTAATCTTTATGGTAACGGCAAACTTTCTAAAAAAAGAAAGTTTAAACATTAATTTACCAAAGGTACAAGCTGCCGATCCAAACGTAGCAGAATCGGTTCAGGTATCAATTACCAAAACAGGTGCATTACTTTTAGAAGGTAAAGATACCGATGTCACAGGTCTTGTGCGAAACCTTGAAAGGGAAGCAAGAATTAGACCTAACATGCGCTTGACGTTATCTGCAGACGAAAGTTTACCTTATGGAAAAATTACGGAGCTGATGGGAATCATCCGAAAAGCCGGAGTGACTAAAATTGCCCTCAGTGTAAAAAAATGA
- a CDS encoding MotA/TolQ/ExbB proton channel family protein, which translates to MQEYVELGEELVFIAMGIASVVALAVFAERLIYYKKTLGKKNEDYLSEVRNSLQEEPEIHWKTDVGEESIYNRFIQFALKQLKLGRKGLDESLEGQILSEKLELEKRLPILNTLGNNAPFIGLLGTVLGVIKAFYGLGTLGSSGAEVVMRSISTALLATAAGLAVAIPVVMANNYFSRKAKVILQNLEILKKELLSYQMNKTKV; encoded by the coding sequence ATGCAAGAATATGTAGAATTAGGTGAAGAGTTAGTTTTTATTGCAATGGGAATAGCAAGTGTTGTCGCCTTGGCTGTGTTTGCTGAAAGACTTATTTACTATAAAAAAACTTTAGGTAAAAAAAACGAAGACTATTTATCGGAAGTAAGGAATTCACTCCAAGAAGAACCTGAAATCCATTGGAAAACCGATGTTGGTGAAGAATCAATCTACAATCGATTCATTCAATTTGCATTAAAACAATTAAAACTAGGACGAAAAGGATTAGATGAAAGTTTAGAAGGTCAAATTTTATCTGAGAAATTGGAATTAGAAAAACGCCTACCAATCTTAAACACATTAGGTAACAATGCACCCTTCATCGGTTTGCTTGGAACAGTTCTAGGTGTTATCAAAGCATTTTACGGTTTAGGAACTCTTGGCAGTTCAGGAGCTGAGGTTGTCATGCGTTCTATCTCAACCGCCCTATTAGCGACTGCTGCAGGTCTTGCCGTTGCGATTCCTGTTGTTATGGCAAATAACTACTTTTCAAGAAAGGCAAAAGTAATACTACAGAACTTAGAGATACTCAAAAAAGAACTACTCTCTTATCAAATGAATAAGACAAAGGTATAA
- a CDS encoding TonB-dependent receptor plug domain-containing protein, protein MKSAKFKLNKSIVFGILLLITGFPVFAVSIRAKLINPKKEIAEKNLSVLIFETKKFAQTDAEGNVILEFPSPGDYTLRLLRETGIQEIKISVGSDDESRTIYTEKISSTPKVGIVVEGEREKTVASRTKVRYEEIKRMPGTFGEALRALETLPGVIPNIGFGGGANGIIVRGANPNANTYLYDDLPILYPFHLDGLTSVIHNDLIKSIDLYSGAYPANFNNATGGIIEIETVDSVQKTKGAFQVSLWNTTAYAATPTSGGKGYLAIAGKLGYLDKTLGASGLLPEGIRLPRYNDSQIKYVHNFTPEHQVSFYNLTAQDNFAINVPNKPANDPTSSQLALLGGAKASFGQSFRTTALRYTWIPGDKFQNRITLINFDPIGEYNVGVGTIQGKQYQRGSYVGVRQDAYWTATKFLKVDFGTEVRRFSFRDYGTEVALRDPTNPSPNPYNSANPDFVGRPISIQGNSPYYNAYTTLHFKFGNFLFEPGARYDYVQVTGNGALTPRATASYTLPDVGKGMTIYGSGGDVSRFPLTTNFNSETGNPDLRFERARKVSAGIDQKIDQVWQVKAEFFKNEFTDTIIDDPYVSTPVGLNPDKSLWLTQPIVANRPLNYSNRATGWSHGYELLIRKNARPGTRDWFGWISYTWSQSFQNTNLYQVYEGDTTQVGGIERKILAAYFPNSVEQLAPWDRTHVANVIYGWRVNEGYQIGGRWSYLTSVPSRPIIGDDGGRFSNPLNGLTYWNPQYSNNPYTSEYGYVKRGTDFHRLDVRFDIFENYSWGYLNWYLEIVNVYMRKNKNGYDFDNSKPFSATNPRENDTFGTLELPGGTVIPFFNVGMEVHF, encoded by the coding sequence ATGAAATCAGCAAAGTTCAAATTAAATAAATCGATTGTTTTCGGGATTCTGTTACTCATTACCGGGTTTCCTGTTTTTGCTGTAAGTATCAGAGCAAAACTGATTAATCCGAAAAAAGAAATTGCCGAAAAAAACTTATCAGTGCTTATTTTTGAAACGAAAAAATTTGCACAGACTGATGCGGAAGGGAATGTTATACTCGAATTTCCTTCTCCAGGTGATTACACCTTACGTTTGCTACGTGAGACTGGCATACAAGAAATCAAAATTTCTGTCGGTAGTGATGATGAATCAAGAACCATCTACACTGAAAAAATATCATCTACACCGAAGGTAGGAATTGTTGTAGAAGGGGAAAGGGAAAAAACTGTCGCATCCAGAACAAAGGTTCGTTACGAAGAGATCAAACGGATGCCAGGAACATTTGGAGAAGCGCTGAGAGCATTAGAAACCTTACCTGGTGTAATTCCCAATATTGGTTTTGGTGGTGGTGCCAATGGAATTATTGTTCGTGGTGCCAATCCGAATGCAAATACATACTTATACGATGACTTACCGATCCTTTATCCTTTCCATTTGGATGGACTAACTTCAGTCATACATAACGATTTAATCAAATCAATTGATTTGTACTCCGGTGCATATCCAGCTAATTTTAATAATGCGACTGGTGGTATTATCGAAATTGAAACGGTTGATTCGGTTCAAAAAACGAAAGGAGCTTTCCAAGTATCTCTATGGAATACAACTGCATATGCAGCAACACCAACATCTGGTGGTAAAGGATATTTGGCTATTGCTGGAAAACTTGGATATTTAGATAAAACTTTGGGTGCCAGTGGATTATTACCAGAAGGAATTCGACTACCAAGGTATAATGATTCCCAAATCAAATATGTTCACAACTTCACACCCGAACACCAAGTTTCCTTTTATAACTTAACGGCCCAAGATAACTTTGCAATCAATGTTCCCAATAAACCTGCAAACGATCCAACTTCATCACAACTTGCGTTGCTCGGTGGTGCAAAAGCTAGTTTTGGTCAAAGTTTTAGAACCACGGCTCTCCGATACACTTGGATTCCTGGTGATAAGTTTCAAAATCGAATCACTCTCATTAACTTTGATCCAATTGGTGAATATAATGTTGGTGTAGGAACCATCCAAGGAAAACAATACCAACGCGGAAGTTATGTAGGTGTGAGGCAAGATGCTTATTGGACCGCAACCAAATTTTTAAAAGTAGATTTTGGTACAGAGGTTCGTCGGTTTTCATTCCGGGATTATGGAACAGAAGTTGCTTTGAGGGATCCTACCAATCCATCTCCAAACCCATATAATTCAGCTAATCCTGATTTTGTGGGAAGACCAATTAGCATTCAAGGTAATTCACCATATTACAATGCATATACGACATTACATTTTAAATTCGGTAACTTTTTATTCGAGCCAGGAGCTAGGTACGACTACGTTCAAGTCACCGGAAATGGTGCCTTAACTCCAAGAGCAACTGCTTCGTATACCTTACCTGATGTTGGGAAAGGAATGACGATTTATGGTAGTGGTGGAGATGTTTCCCGTTTTCCACTCACAACAAATTTTAATTCAGAAACGGGAAACCCTGACTTAAGATTTGAGCGAGCAAGGAAAGTAAGTGCGGGGATTGATCAAAAAATTGACCAAGTTTGGCAAGTAAAAGCAGAATTTTTTAAAAATGAATTCACGGATACGATCATCGATGATCCATACGTTTCAACACCAGTTGGTTTAAATCCAGACAAATCATTATGGTTAACCCAACCAATTGTTGCCAATCGACCACTCAACTATTCTAACCGAGCGACTGGTTGGTCACATGGTTACGAACTACTCATCCGAAAGAACGCAAGGCCTGGCACAAGAGATTGGTTTGGATGGATATCCTACACATGGTCTCAATCCTTTCAAAACACAAACTTATACCAAGTTTATGAAGGTGATACCACTCAAGTTGGTGGAATCGAAAGAAAAATTTTGGCTGCTTACTTTCCTAATTCAGTCGAACAATTAGCACCTTGGGATAGAACGCATGTTGCGAATGTAATTTATGGATGGAGGGTGAACGAAGGATACCAAATTGGTGGACGTTGGAGTTATTTAACGTCTGTTCCATCGAGACCAATTATCGGTGATGATGGTGGTAGATTTTCAAATCCATTAAATGGATTAACATATTGGAACCCACAATACTCGAACAATCCATATACCTCAGAATATGGATATGTCAAAAGAGGCACCGACTTTCACAGGTTAGATGTTCGTTTTGATATATTTGAAAACTATTCCTGGGGATACTTAAACTGGTATTTAGAAATTGTAAACGTATACATGAGAAAAAACAAAAATGGATATGATTTTGATAATTCAAAACCATTTTCAGCTACTAACCCAAGAGAAAACGACACATTCGGAACTCTAGAGTTACCAGGTGGAACAGTAATACCATTTTTTAACGTAGGTATGGAGGTACATTTCTAA
- a CDS encoding LIC20211 family lipoprotein: protein MKKNVSLILLFVLSMFVSNCASSSVGIATSNKPIPNTPYETIKTVDKTFTWYAFDIVLFGVPISQPPVADLYEKVLEEESGDALVNIRYWNDKSIFGPITRYRFNIKGDLVKFQNSQTQTKSKK from the coding sequence GTGAAAAAAAATGTTTCTTTGATTTTATTGTTCGTATTATCGATGTTTGTTTCAAATTGTGCTTCTTCCTCAGTTGGGATTGCTACAAGTAACAAACCGATCCCAAATACTCCTTACGAAACAATTAAAACTGTAGATAAAACCTTTACGTGGTATGCTTTCGATATTGTACTTTTTGGTGTTCCGATTTCACAACCACCAGTTGCAGATTTATATGAGAAAGTTTTAGAAGAAGAATCCGGAGATGCACTCGTAAATATTCGATACTGGAATGATAAGTCAATTTTTGGACCCATCACACGGTATCGTTTTAATATTAAAGGTGATTTGGTGAAATTCCAAAACTCTCAAACGCAAACAAAATCAAAAAAGTAA
- a CDS encoding LytR/AlgR family response regulator transcription factor: MESAPYSVLIIEDEYPARMLMMDYVMNCPELKLAGIAESGDKANTLLNEKKFDLVFMDINLPVLNGMDILRSNHSKSTFFIITTAYSEHAVEAFDLDATDYLLKPFSFERFRKSVEKALRFLQESKQNSPNDIQTQIHLKIQSDSAVFLLPYPDIQFISANNKSCVIHTTQKDYETPKLLKEIEEKLPTNQFIRIHKGFLVNLSYVASLRYDKGGSYTIQLKNEDETTLPVGRSYAQSLKEALKL; this comes from the coding sequence ATGGAATCAGCTCCTTATTCAGTATTAATTATCGAAGATGAATACCCTGCACGCATGCTTATGATGGATTATGTCATGAATTGTCCTGAGCTAAAACTTGCAGGCATTGCTGAAAGTGGTGATAAAGCAAATACCCTTTTAAATGAGAAAAAATTCGATTTAGTATTTATGGATATTAACTTACCCGTTTTAAATGGCATGGATATCCTAAGGTCAAACCATTCTAAATCAACTTTTTTTATCATCACCACAGCTTACAGTGAACATGCGGTAGAAGCTTTTGATTTGGACGCAACTGACTATCTTTTAAAACCATTTTCATTTGAAAGATTTAGAAAATCAGTCGAAAAAGCACTTAGATTTTTGCAAGAATCCAAACAAAATTCCCCAAACGATATCCAAACCCAAATCCATTTGAAAATCCAATCAGATTCTGCTGTTTTTTTATTACCATACCCCGATATTCAATTTATTTCTGCAAATAACAAAAGTTGTGTGATTCATACTACCCAAAAAGATTACGAAACACCAAAATTACTTAAAGAAATTGAAGAAAAATTGCCTACAAACCAATTTATAAGAATCCACAAAGGGTTTTTAGTGAACTTAAGTTATGTGGCAAGCCTTCGATATGATAAAGGTGGTTCTTACACCATACAATTAAAGAATGAGGATGAAACGACTCTTCCCGTGGGTAGATCCTACGCACAGTCTTTAAAAGAAGCCTTAAAACTATAA
- a CDS encoding PP2C family protein-serine/threonine phosphatase, whose translation MRILSFFFFIFFSTIYSLVAEPVSISASTVVSLSENWTFTTNGVTRPIFVGKGLSLQGIQPPVEGYYETNFIYKPSNKPLGIYLDRVQEVDRFIINGIPLGQTGSISQDGTYLPNWYYKRLYFIPNHVLKENASNQLRIEIHFRNQTFQGGLFRRIPIIGNYDKLHEQILKEDGRDFCFIMLFFGIGAYQIFSIILKRQAKTNFYLLMSTLIFVTWRLPLLNISYTYTDFSFFFWLKVFFTSQTLLPVSIFLFSYSLFQNKLYLKERLLVIFLISIALIQTFNIELPNRIFLLRIWEFTLLFVVFFILRAVVRAARAKKTEAYFLSIGFVCICLGATFDIIIDVTSGKNIYLTQYGFLILMILSGVAISYRNAKNETELSILTKDLEIRVRERTLELREKNEDLEQDLLFASQLQSYLLPKNHPNTKGIRIHTTYLPMRQVGGDLYDWVELDDHRLILLIADVAGHGVPAAFVSSMVKVQFRESTKTIHSPKLILEHMNQALTSLVSRYFITACCALVDTSENTIIFSTAGHPNPIIYNKIRKGFEFMRIKGPIIGWKESFTFTEWKHPIQKGDRYFFFTDGVTEARAENKLFGEGKILDLLEKGKDKDIKSLSQEIVVQITKYSDAELKDDVTFFFVDII comes from the coding sequence ATGAGAATTCTCTCATTTTTTTTCTTCATTTTTTTCTCTACGATCTACTCCCTCGTAGCCGAACCTGTATCGATCAGCGCAAGTACCGTTGTTTCCCTCTCTGAAAATTGGACGTTCACAACAAATGGTGTCACGCGACCCATTTTCGTTGGAAAAGGACTATCCTTACAAGGGATACAACCTCCTGTCGAAGGGTATTATGAAACCAATTTTATTTACAAACCAAGTAACAAACCACTCGGTATTTATTTAGACAGGGTCCAAGAAGTAGATCGATTCATTATCAATGGAATCCCACTTGGTCAAACGGGTAGCATTTCACAAGACGGAACTTATTTACCAAATTGGTATTACAAACGTCTTTACTTTATCCCAAACCATGTATTAAAGGAAAATGCAAGTAATCAACTTCGAATTGAAATTCATTTCCGGAATCAAACGTTCCAAGGAGGATTATTTCGAAGAATTCCCATTATAGGAAATTATGATAAACTACACGAACAAATTCTGAAAGAAGATGGTCGAGACTTTTGTTTTATCATGTTATTTTTTGGAATTGGTGCGTATCAAATTTTTTCTATCATCTTAAAACGCCAAGCAAAAACCAATTTTTATCTTCTAATGTCAACATTAATATTTGTTACATGGAGACTCCCACTTTTAAACATTAGTTACACTTATACCGATTTTTCTTTTTTCTTCTGGTTAAAAGTATTTTTTACATCTCAAACCTTATTGCCGGTATCTATTTTTTTATTTAGTTATTCTCTTTTCCAAAACAAACTTTATCTAAAAGAAAGATTATTGGTAATTTTTTTAATATCAATTGCTTTAATTCAAACCTTTAATATCGAACTACCAAATAGGATTTTCTTACTTAGAATTTGGGAATTTACTTTATTGTTTGTAGTATTCTTTATTTTAAGAGCTGTAGTTCGAGCTGCACGTGCAAAAAAAACAGAAGCTTATTTTTTATCAATTGGCTTCGTTTGTATCTGTTTGGGTGCCACCTTTGATATTATCATCGATGTCACGTCTGGGAAAAACATTTATCTAACACAGTATGGATTTTTGATCCTTATGATCCTTTCTGGTGTTGCTATTTCGTATCGAAATGCTAAAAACGAAACCGAGCTTTCGATACTTACTAAAGATTTGGAAATTCGAGTCCGCGAACGAACATTAGAACTTAGAGAAAAAAATGAAGACTTAGAACAAGACTTGTTATTTGCTTCCCAACTTCAAAGTTATTTATTACCCAAGAATCATCCAAATACAAAAGGAATCAGAATCCATACCACTTACCTACCAATGAGGCAAGTGGGTGGAGATTTGTATGACTGGGTTGAATTAGATGATCATCGTTTGATTTTACTGATAGCTGATGTGGCGGGTCATGGTGTACCTGCTGCATTTGTTTCATCGATGGTAAAAGTGCAGTTTCGAGAATCAACAAAAACAATCCACTCACCAAAACTCATTTTGGAACATATGAACCAAGCACTCACATCCCTTGTGAGCCGATATTTCATCACCGCCTGCTGTGCATTAGTTGACACAAGCGAAAATACAATCATTTTTTCAACGGCTGGCCACCCAAATCCGATCATTTATAACAAAATCCGAAAAGGTTTTGAATTTATGAGGATCAAAGGTCCTATCATTGGTTGGAAAGAGTCGTTTACCTTTACTGAATGGAAACACCCAATACAGAAAGGAGATCGATATTTCTTTTTTACGGATGGAGTTACCGAAGCTCGAGCAGAAAATAAATTATTTGGTGAAGGCAAAATTCTTGATTTATTAGAGAAAGGTAAAGACAAAGACATCAAATCGTTATCACAAGAGATTGTAGTGCAAATCACCAAATATTCTGATGCAGAATTAAAAGATGATGTAACCTTTTTCTTTGTAGATATAATTTAA
- a CDS encoding hydrogen peroxide-inducible genes activator, with protein MTITQLRYIVALDQFKSFAKAAEHCLVAQPTLSLQIQKVEQELGFDLFDRRKNPIITTKLGKEVVEQAKSTLKEADKLFEIAGQWKDEPAGNISLGIIPTVSNYLIPSIYKKLQTEFPKVNFRISELPTLTIIDKLESEEIDLGILATPLKISNVVELALYYEPFVVYYPKETKEKSTTVSMKHIEKYPLLVLGEEHCFRHQSLKICNRNALAKIESGSVETLKRMVDMGIGVTLLPKLAVDKVSDRIVPFQSPEPAREISLVYKKGFYKTKILNKLTNLILSVIPKEYHKKEKYKVIGVSIGQD; from the coding sequence ATGACAATTACTCAGCTCCGTTACATAGTTGCTTTAGATCAATTTAAAAGTTTTGCAAAAGCCGCCGAACATTGCTTAGTTGCTCAGCCAACACTTAGCCTTCAAATTCAAAAAGTGGAACAAGAACTAGGATTTGATTTATTTGATCGCAGAAAAAATCCAATCATTACCACAAAACTTGGAAAAGAAGTAGTAGAACAAGCAAAATCAACTCTGAAAGAAGCTGACAAATTATTTGAAATTGCGGGTCAATGGAAAGATGAACCTGCTGGTAACATATCATTAGGCATCATTCCGACAGTAAGTAATTATTTGATTCCATCGATCTATAAAAAATTACAAACTGAATTTCCGAAAGTAAACTTTCGGATTTCGGAACTTCCAACTCTAACAATCATAGATAAATTAGAGTCAGAAGAAATTGATCTGGGAATTCTTGCCACTCCACTCAAAATTTCAAATGTTGTTGAGTTAGCTTTGTATTATGAACCATTTGTGGTTTATTATCCAAAAGAAACAAAAGAAAAGTCTACTACTGTTTCGATGAAACATATTGAAAAGTATCCATTACTCGTACTCGGCGAAGAACATTGTTTTCGTCACCAATCTTTAAAAATCTGCAATCGAAATGCGTTGGCAAAAATAGAAAGTGGAAGTGTTGAAACCTTAAAACGGATGGTGGATATGGGCATCGGAGTGACATTACTGCCTAAACTCGCCGTTGATAAAGTCTCAGACAGAATTGTACCTTTCCAATCTCCAGAACCTGCTCGGGAAATCAGTTTGGTTTACAAAAAAGGATTTTATAAAACAAAAATCTTAAATAAACTCACAAATTTGATTCTTAGTGTAATTCCAAAAGAATACCATAAAAAAGAAAAATATAAAGTGATAGGAGTATCCATCGGACAAGATTAA
- the ahpC gene encoding alkyl hydroperoxide reductase subunit C, giving the protein MSNINTQIPDFTTEAFHNGAFKKISKKDVLGKWSVFVFYPADFTFVCPTELGDVADHYEELQKMGVEVYSVSTDTHFVHKAWHEASDTIKKIKFPMLGDASGKITRGFGVMIEDDGQALRGTFVVNPDGVIKTAEIHDLGIGRSAEELVRKVQAAQYVANNDGEVCPAKWKPGNTTLKPGLDLVGKI; this is encoded by the coding sequence ATGTCCAATATCAACACACAAATTCCAGACTTCACAACAGAAGCTTTCCACAACGGTGCTTTTAAAAAAATCAGCAAAAAAGACGTACTCGGAAAGTGGTCTGTTTTCGTTTTTTACCCTGCAGACTTTACCTTTGTTTGCCCTACAGAACTTGGCGATGTTGCAGATCATTATGAGGAACTCCAAAAGATGGGTGTAGAAGTGTATTCCGTTTCTACAGACACACACTTCGTTCACAAAGCGTGGCATGAAGCAAGTGATACGATTAAAAAAATTAAATTCCCAATGCTTGGTGATGCTTCCGGAAAAATCACAAGAGGATTTGGAGTGATGATTGAAGATGATGGCCAAGCTTTGCGAGGTACTTTTGTCGTTAACCCAGACGGTGTGATCAAAACCGCTGAAATCCATGATCTAGGAATTGGAAGGTCCGCAGAAGAGTTAGTAAGGAAAGTACAAGCAGCTCAATACGTTGCTAACAACGACGGAGAAGTATGCCCTGCAAAGTGGAAACCAGGAAACACAACATTAAAACCTGGTCTTGACTTGGTAGGAAAAATCTAA
- the ahpF gene encoding alkyl hydroperoxide reductase subunit F, with protein sequence MLDESTKQQVKQYFERIKNPVTIILYSGEHEKREELVSFLNDIESLSSMISIQHSNDVIDGLRFTILTNNKPTGIYFSGIPMGHEFTSFILAILQSGGNPIKLEEGILSAVSKLKGEFQFETFISLDCHNCPEVVQTLNSFALVNPNISHNMIDGAMYPNLVKEKNIQGVPAVYLNGERFLSGKAEASIIFDKLLELYSIPEEVESNDSITNPSEIYDVTVIGGGPSGVTAAVYSARKGLKTLVVADRIGGQVKDTMGIENIISIPYTTGPELTHVLADQLEKNQIKKKENVRVQKIESDKIKIIHLNTGEKILSKTIILSTGAKWRELNVPGEKEFVGKGVAYCPHCDGPFFKDKDVAVIGGGNSGVEAALDLSGIVKSVTLIEFGDKLNADKVLLDKVSNSPNIKTLVKAQTTEIQTGSDKVTGLTYKDRSTEQIATIPLDGVFVQIGLVPNSGFVKDLVETNRFGEILVDEKCKTNVEGIFACGDVTNTPYKQIIIAMGEGAKAAISAFEYLLHAA encoded by the coding sequence ATGTTAGATGAATCAACCAAACAACAAGTAAAACAATATTTCGAAAGAATCAAAAATCCAGTAACCATTATCTTGTATTCTGGAGAACATGAAAAAAGAGAAGAACTGGTTTCTTTCTTAAATGATATTGAATCATTGAGTTCGATGATATCAATTCAACACTCGAATGATGTAATTGATGGTCTTCGATTCACGATACTTACAAATAATAAACCAACGGGAATTTATTTTTCAGGGATTCCTATGGGACATGAATTTACTTCCTTTATTTTAGCGATTCTTCAATCAGGTGGCAACCCAATCAAATTGGAAGAAGGGATCCTTTCTGCTGTTTCTAAATTGAAAGGCGAATTTCAATTTGAAACTTTTATCTCCCTCGACTGTCATAACTGCCCAGAAGTTGTACAAACCTTAAATAGTTTTGCTTTGGTGAATCCTAATATCTCTCACAACATGATTGATGGAGCGATGTATCCTAACTTAGTGAAAGAAAAAAACATACAAGGTGTTCCTGCAGTTTATTTGAATGGTGAACGTTTTTTAAGTGGAAAAGCAGAGGCGTCGATTATCTTTGATAAACTTTTGGAATTGTATTCTATTCCAGAAGAAGTAGAGTCAAATGATAGTATTACAAATCCATCTGAAATTTATGACGTAACTGTCATTGGTGGTGGCCCTTCTGGAGTGACAGCTGCTGTATACTCTGCTCGGAAAGGACTAAAAACACTTGTGGTTGCCGACAGAATTGGCGGACAAGTGAAAGACACTATGGGGATTGAAAACATTATTTCTATCCCGTATACAACTGGTCCAGAACTCACTCACGTCTTAGCTGACCAACTTGAAAAAAACCAAATTAAAAAGAAAGAAAACGTTCGTGTTCAAAAAATTGAATCAGACAAAATCAAAATCATTCATTTGAATACGGGCGAAAAAATCCTATCCAAAACAATTATTTTATCAACTGGAGCGAAGTGGAGAGAACTCAATGTTCCTGGAGAAAAGGAGTTTGTTGGAAAAGGTGTCGCTTACTGCCCTCATTGTGATGGTCCATTTTTTAAAGACAAAGACGTTGCAGTGATAGGAGGAGGGAACTCGGGTGTAGAAGCTGCACTTGACCTTAGTGGCATTGTAAAATCGGTAACCTTGATTGAATTTGGTGATAAATTAAATGCTGACAAAGTTTTATTGGATAAAGTATCAAACTCTCCCAATATAAAAACATTGGTGAAAGCTCAAACTACTGAGATCCAAACAGGCAGTGATAAAGTAACCGGACTCACTTACAAGGATCGTTCTACTGAACAAATTGCTACCATACCTTTAGATGGAGTGTTTGTCCAAATAGGATTAGTACCAAACAGTGGTTTTGTGAAAGACCTCGTCGAAACCAATCGATTTGGAGAGATTCTAGTAGATGAAAAGTGTAAAACTAATGTCGAAGGGATTTTTGCTTGTGGAGATGTGACAAACACTCCGTACAAACAAATTATCATTGCAATGGGTGAAGGAGCAAAAGCGGCAATCAGTGCTTTTGAGTATCTTTTACACGCGGCTTGA